A genomic region of Homo sapiens chromosome 4, GRCh38.p14 Primary Assembly contains the following coding sequences:
- the CRACD gene encoding capping protein-inhibiting regulator of actin dynamics isoform X6, with protein sequence MEEKVAPVKPSRPKRHFSSAGTIESVNLDAIPLAIARLDNSAAKHKLAVKPKKQRVSKKHRRLAQDPQHEQGGLESRPCLDQNGHPGEDKPTWHEEEPNPLDSEEERRRQEDYWRELEAKCKRQKAEAAEKRRLEEQRLQALERRLWEENRRQELLEEEGEGQEPPLEAERAPREEQQRSLEAPGWEDAERREREERERLEAEEERRRLQAQAQAEERRRLEEDARLEERRRQEEEEGRCAEELKRQEEEEAEGWEELEQQEAEVQGPPEALEETGEGRRGAEEEDLGEEEEEGQAHLEDWRGQLSELLNDFEERLEDQERLKPEGQREHSEEPGICEEQNPEAERRREQQGRSGDFQGADRPGPEEKREEGDTEPLLKQEGPVEAAQPPVERKEAAALEQGRKVEELRWQEVDERQTMPRPYTFQVSSGGKQILFPKVNLSPVTPAKDTGLTAAPQEPKAPKASPVQHALPSSLSVPHTAILVTGAQLCGPAVNLSQIKDTACKSLLGLEEKKHAEAPAGENPPRGPGDARAGSGKAKPRQESPSSASALAEWASIRSRILKNAESDPRSSERDQLRPGDESTPRGRCDSRGNQRKTPPVNAKFSIMPAWQKFSDGGTETSKQSTEAESIRKRPMLGPSEETAPQPPPAGVRELGKGPEKSEMHREPADTTEGCKFAKDLPSFLVPSLPYPPQKVVAHTEFTTSSDSETANGIAKPDPVMPGGEEKASPFGIKLRRTNYSLRFNCDQQAEQKKKKRHSSTGDSADAGPPAAGSARGEKEMEGVALKHGPSLPQERKQAPSTRRDSAEPSSSRSVPVAHPGPPPASSQTPAPEHDKAANKMPLAQKPALAPKPTSQTPPASPLSKLSRPYLVELLSRRAGRPDPEPSEPSKEDQESSDRRPPSPPGPEERKGQKRDEEEEATERKPASPPLPATQQEKPSQTPEAGRKEKPMLQSRHSLDGSKLTEKVETAQPLWITLALQKQKGFREQQATREERKQAREAKQAEKLSKENVSVSVQPGSSSVSRAGSLHKSTALPEEKRPETAVSRLERREQLKKANTLPTSVTVEISDSAPPAPLVKEVTKRFSTPDAAPVSTEPAWLALAKRKAKAWSDCPQIIK encoded by the exons ATGGAAGAGAAG GTTGCTCCCGTTAAACCGTCTCGGCCAAAAAGGCACTTCTCTTCTGCTGGCACCATCGAAAGTGTCAACTTAGATGCCATCCCCCTGGCCATCGCTCGCCTGGACAACAGTGCCGCCAAGCACAAGCTGGCTGTTAAGCCAAAAAAACAGAGGGTGTCAAAGAAGCACAGGCGCCTTGCCCAG GATCCACAACATGAGCAAGGCGGCCTTGAGAGTCGGCCCTGCCTGGACCAGAACGGACACCCAGGCGAGGACAAGCCAACGTGGCACGAAGAGGAACCCAATCCGCTGGATTCCGAGGAAGAGAGAAGACGCCAAGAAGACTACTGGCGAGAACTGGAGGCCAAGTGCAAGCGGCAAAAGGCGGAAGCAGCCGAGAAGAGACGCCTAgaggagcagaggctgcaggCGCTGGAGAGGAGGCTTTGGGAAGAGAACAGAAGGCAGGAGCTCTTGGAGGAGGAGGGCGAGGGGCAGGAGCCGCCTCTAGAGGCGGAAAGGGCGCCGCGGGAAGAGCAGCAGCGGAGCCTGGAAGCGCCAGGTTGGGAGGACGCGGAGCGGAGGGAGCGTGAGGAGCGCGAGCGCCTGGAGGCGGAGGAGGAGCGAAGGCGTCTGCAGGCCCAGGCCCAAGCGGAGGAGAGGCGGCGGCTGGAGGAGGACGCCAGGCTGGAGGAGCGGAGgcggcaggaggaggaggaaggaagatgcGCGGAGGAGCTCaaaaggcaggaggaggaggaggctgagggatggGAAGAGCTGGAACagcaggaggcggaggtgcaggGGCCGCCCGAGGCGTTGGAGGAGACTGGGGAGGGCCGGCGGGGCGCGGAGGAGGAGGAtctgggggaagaggaggaggagggccagGCGCACCTGGAGGACTGGAGGGGGCAGCTCAGTGAGCTTCTGAACGACTTTGAGGAGAGGCTCGAAGACCAGGAACGCCTGAAACCCGAAGGACAAAGAGAACACTCCGAGGAGCCAGGTATTTGCGAGGAGCAGAACCCAGAGGCCGAGCGGCGAAGAGAGCAGCAGGGAAGGAGCGGGGATTTCCAGGGGGCCGATCGTCCTGGGCccgaggaaaagagagaagaaggggaCACGGAGCCTCTCCTGAAACAAGAGGGGCCGGTGGAAGCCGCGCAGCCTCCGGTGGAGAGGAAAGAAGCCGCCGCCCTTGAACAAGGCCGCAAGGTGGAGGAGCTGCGGTGGCAGGAGGTGGACGAGAGACAGACCATGCCCCGGCCCTACACGTTCCAGGTGTCCTCCGGAGGGAAGCAGATTCTCTTTCCCAAAGTCAACCTGAGCCCCGTGACGCCCGCAAAGGACACGGGGCTCACCGCTGCTCCCCAGGAACCAAAGGCCCCCAAAGCCAGCCCAGTCCAGCACGCCCTACCGTCGTCCCTGAGCGTTCCCCACACCGCCATTCTGGTCACGGGCGCGCAGCTCTGTGGCCCGGCAGTCAACCTGAGCCAGATCAAGGACACCGCGTGCAAGTCCCTCCTGGGcttggaggagaagaagcacGCGGAAGCCCCAGCTGGGGAGAACCCTCCCCGAGGCCCCGGCGACGCGAGGGCGGGCAGCGGGAAGGCTAAGCCCCGCCAGGAGTCTCCCAGCAGCGCGTCCGCACTCGCAGAATGGGCTTCCATTCGGTCCAGAATCCTGAAGAACGCAGAGAGTGACCCGCGCAGCAGCGAGAGGGACCAGTTGAGGCCCGGTGATGAGTCCACTCCCAGGGGCCGGTGTGATTCCCGCGGGAACCAACGGAAGACTCCGCCAGTCAATGCAAAGTTCTCTATTATGCCTGCCTGGCAGAAATTTTCCGATGGTGGCACGGAGACCTCCAAACAGAGCACGGAAGCTGAAAGCATACGAAAAAGACCCATGCTGGGACCCAGCGAAGAGACAgccccccagcctcctcctgctGGTGTTCGCGAGCTCGGGAAGGGTCCGGAGAAGTCGGAGATGCACCGGGAGCCCGCAGACACCACCGAGGGATGCAAATTTGCCAAAGACCTCCCGTCTTTCCTTGTCCCAAGCCTTCCTTACCCTCCGCAGAAAGTGGTGGCCCACACAGAGTTCACGACCTCGTCGGACAGCGAGACTGCAAACGGGATAGCAAAGCCAGACCCTGTGATGCCAGGTGGAGAGGAAAAAGCCTCACCGTTTGGAATAAAATTGAGAAGGACCAACTATTCCTTGCGCTTCAACTGCGACCAACAGGCagaacagaagaagaagaagaggcacAGCAGCACCGGAGACAGCGCGGATGCAGGGCCGCCTGCAGCGGGGAGCGCTCgtggagagaaagagatggagggTGTGGCCCTCAAGCATGGTCCATCCCTCCCCCAAGAGCGGAAGCAAGCCCCTTCCACCCGGAGGGACTCCGCTGAACCTTCCAGCAGCCGCTCTGTTCCTGTGGCCCACCCTGGGCCTCCACCGGCCAGCAGCCAGACCCCGGCTCCGGAGCACGACAAGGCAGCAAACAAAATGCCACTGGCACAAAAGCCAGCACTGGCTCCCAAGCCCACCAGTCAGACCCCACCAGCATCCCCACTTTCCAAACTGAGCAGGCCCTACTTGGTAGAGCTGCTGTCTCGCCGAGCGGGGAGGCCGGACCCAGAGCCAAGTGAGCCGTCCAAGGAGGACCAGGAGAGCAGTGACCGCCGGCCACCCTCGCCCCCAGGCCCCGAGGAAAGGAAGGGACAGAAGAGGGACGAGGAGGAAGAGGCGACAGAGAGGAAACCTGCTTCCCCACCTCTGCCTGCCACTCAGCAAGAGAAACCTTCTCAAACACCCGAGGCCGGGAGGAAAG AGAAGCCGATGCTTCAGAGCAGACACTCCTTAGATGGCTCCAAACTTACAGAGAAAGTGGAAACTGCTCAGCCGCTGTGGATAACGTTAGCACTGCAAAAGCAAAAGGGGTTTCGGGAGCAGCAGGCGACGCGGGAGGAGAGAAAGCAAGCCAGAGAGGCCAAACAGGCAGAAAAGCTCTCCAAAGAAAAT GTCAGTGTCAGCGTGCAGCCTGGAAGCAGCAGTGTCAGCAGAGCAGGTTCCCTGCACAAGTCCACTGCTCTGCCAGAAGAGAAGAGGCCCGAGACTGCAGTGTCCAGGCTTGAGCGCAGAGAACAGCTGAAAAAGGCCAATACTCTTCCTACGTCTGTGACAG TGGAGATCTCCGACTCGGCTCCCCCAGCGCCGCTGGTAAAAGAAGTCACCAAGAGGTTTTCCACCCCGGATGCTGCCCCCGTGTCAACAGAaccagcctggctggctttgGCCAAAAGGAAAGCAAAGGCTTGGAGCGACTGTCCACAGATTATTAAGTAA